From Erigeron canadensis isolate Cc75 chromosome 8, C_canadensis_v1, whole genome shotgun sequence, one genomic window encodes:
- the LOC122578866 gene encoding protein FATTY ACID EXPORT 4, chloroplastic, producing MGSMIYTHPLPVFTSTRCPNVLTINNTAVTLLPTSSIQSNFVGSRHKLLSKFPTNSTSFGRRRIDVCKSQLQDYAPVASAGYALLLLGGGLFAYNKSGSKGSLFGGLTGATLMSVAYYLMQSPETKELGDALAFGASLLFVCIFGIRFAATRKLIPAGFLLGVSISITALTYSAYLQDKI from the exons ATGGGATCCATGATTTACACACACCCATTACCCGTATTCACTTCTACTCGTTGCCCCAATGttttaacaatcaataataCAGCTGTAACCCTTTTACCGACATCCTCAATTCAATCGAATTTTGTCGGAAGCAGACACAAGTTATTGAGCAAGTTTCCAACAAATTCAACATCATTTGGCAGGAGGAGGATCGATGTTTGTAAATCCCAACTACAAGATTATGCCCCTGTAGCTTCTGCTGGTTACgcccttcttcttcttggcGGTGGTCTGTTTGCCT ACAATAAATCAGGAAGCAAAGGTTCACTTTTTGGGGGACTAACAGGGGCTACTCTTATGTCTGTT GCCTATTATCTTATGCAATCACCTGAAACCAAGGAATTAGGCGATGCACTTGCCTTTGGAGCTTCTCttctttttgtttgtatatttg GCATTCGTTTTGCTGCCACACGAAAATTAATTCCTGCAGGCTTTCTATTAGGCGTTTCAATCAGTATAACAGCATTGACTTATTCAGCTTATCTACAAGATAAGATCTGA